The following are encoded in a window of Desulfobacteraceae bacterium genomic DNA:
- a CDS encoding VOC family protein: MIKYTGVNHLALATGDMDRTIRFWRDLLGMRLVAGLGRPGYRHYFFQISETDLVAFFEWPEVAPLPEKDHGRPVTGPFGFDHVSFGVESAEDLWALKARLEAAGVFVSEVIDHGFIHSIYAHDPNGIPIEFSHEVQGVDVRRNPVMRDSAPSAVTREGADPQDGVWPPAPPQQVSNEDRVVYPGAGSELFHQKEKSR; the protein is encoded by the coding sequence ATGATCAAATACACCGGTGTCAACCACCTGGCTTTGGCCACCGGGGACATGGACCGGACCATCCGCTTCTGGCGCGACCTGCTGGGCATGCGCCTGGTGGCCGGGCTGGGCCGGCCGGGCTACCGGCACTACTTTTTCCAGATTTCGGAAACCGACCTGGTGGCCTTCTTCGAGTGGCCGGAGGTCGCACCGCTGCCCGAAAAGGACCACGGCCGACCGGTTACGGGGCCTTTCGGCTTCGACCACGTCTCCTTCGGGGTCGAGAGCGCGGAGGATCTCTGGGCGCTCAAGGCCCGCCTGGAGGCGGCCGGGGTCTTCGTCTCCGAGGTCATCGACCACGGGTTCATCCACTCCATCTATGCCCATGACCCCAACGGGATTCCCATCGAGTTCAGCCACGAGGTCCAGGGGGTGGACGTGCGCCGCAACCCGGTCATGCGCGACAGCGCGCCCTCGGCTGTCACGCGCGAGGGCGCAGATCCCCAGGACGGGGTCTGGCCCCCGGCCCCACCGCAACAGGTGAGCAACGAAGACCGGGTCGTCTACCCGGGAGCCGGCAGCGAGCTGTTTCACCAGAAGGAAAAATCCCGCTGA
- a CDS encoding transcriptional repressor — translation MADPGKRFETIIQKLKDSGHKITPQRLAIVKILAKSEGHPSVENIHGQIKKDFPTTSLATVYKNIVTIKSLGEVLELGFPDGSNRYDGNKPHPHPHVICIKCKKIVDPHLDSLDEMKKEVAMETNFKILNHRLDFFGICSTCMAEKA, via the coding sequence TTGGCAGACCCCGGAAAAAGATTTGAAACCATCATCCAAAAATTAAAGGATAGTGGTCACAAGATAACGCCCCAGCGGCTGGCGATCGTCAAAATTCTCGCCAAAAGTGAAGGCCATCCCAGTGTTGAAAACATCCATGGCCAGATAAAAAAAGACTTTCCCACAACCAGTCTTGCCACTGTTTATAAAAATATCGTCACCATTAAATCACTTGGTGAAGTTCTCGAGTTGGGGTTCCCAGACGGGAGCAACCGCTATGACGGCAACAAGCCTCACCCCCACCCCCACGTTATCTGCATCAAGTGTAAAAAGATCGTCGACCCGCACCTGGATAGCCTGGATGAAATGAAAAAAGAGGTCGCAATGGAGACCAATTTCAAAATTCTGAATCACAGGTTGGACTTTTTCGGTATCTGCAGCACGTGTATGGCAGAGAAAGCGTAA